One window of the Thermodesulfovibrionales bacterium genome contains the following:
- the sppA gene encoding signal peptide peptidase SppA yields MRISLIMIFCLFLSSCIINISLWPEEEPLREQLIEGTGKAKILLIPLTGMIREDGRDSHVSLVKEMLQMAEKDPDIKGLILRIDSPGGTVNASDVIYHEIRRFRDKKKIPVYASIDGLGASGAYYIAMACDRVYATPSSITGGIGVIAMKFNIEKLMSKIGIQHEVVKSGDKKDSWSPFRPSSPEEKDIFQKIIDELHTRFLSVIQENRKELIKSEDLKTLADGRVYTAEQALKAKLIDKIGYMDDIIEDIKERGIKDIRLIRYYKPGTYRPTVYSESDINLSLNINKFPGQDYLRFLYLWIP; encoded by the coding sequence ATGAGAATCTCACTTATAATGATATTCTGCCTCTTTCTATCTTCATGCATTATAAATATATCTCTCTGGCCAGAAGAAGAACCTCTCAGAGAGCAGCTCATTGAAGGAACAGGGAAAGCAAAGATATTGCTCATACCTCTCACGGGAATGATCAGGGAAGACGGAAGGGACTCCCATGTAAGCCTGGTAAAGGAGATGCTCCAGATGGCTGAAAAGGACCCTGATATAAAAGGCCTGATTCTCAGGATTGATTCTCCTGGTGGTACAGTAAATGCATCAGATGTTATATACCATGAAATCAGAAGATTCAGGGATAAAAAGAAGATTCCTGTATATGCCTCCATCGATGGATTAGGTGCATCAGGAGCCTATTATATTGCAATGGCCTGCGACAGGGTCTATGCCACACCCTCCTCCATTACAGGAGGCATAGGAGTAATTGCAATGAAATTCAATATTGAAAAACTTATGTCAAAAATAGGTATCCAGCACGAGGTTGTAAAGTCAGGTGATAAAAAGGACTCCTGGTCACCTTTCAGACCTTCAAGTCCCGAAGAAAAAGATATATTCCAGAAGATAATAGATGAACTCCACACAAGGTTTCTTAGTGTAATTCAGGAAAACAGAAAGGAACTCATAAAATCTGAAGACCTGAAGACCCTCGCTGATGGAAGGGTTTATACAGCAGAACAGGCATTAAAGGCTAAACTCATAGATAAAATTGGTTATATGGATGACATAATAGAAGATATTAAAGAAAGGGGTATAAAAGATATAAGACTAATAAGATACTACAAACCAGGAACATACAGACCAACTGTTTATTCTGAATCAGATATAAACCTATCGCTTAATATTAATAAATTTCCAGGTCAAGATTATTTGAGATTTCTCTATCTCTGGATACCCTGA
- a CDS encoding iron-sulfur cluster assembly accessory protein, protein MFTVSELAAEKIKEVLAAEGKSGWGLRIFRIDGGCCGPSYGMDIDEKAGEEDEVIEKNGLKVFMDRETFVTLGGMTLDFIDDGERQGFILSGSKAPSCNSGCSSCG, encoded by the coding sequence ATGTTTACAGTATCAGAACTTGCTGCAGAGAAGATCAAGGAGGTACTTGCTGCTGAGGGTAAATCTGGATGGGGTCTCAGGATATTCAGAATAGATGGAGGATGCTGCGGACCATCCTATGGAATGGATATTGATGAAAAAGCTGGCGAAGAGGATGAGGTAATTGAAAAAAATGGACTTAAGGTCTTTATGGACAGGGAGACCTTTGTGACCCTTGGTGGAATGACCCTTGATTTCATAGATGATGGAGAGAGGCAGGGATTTATTCTTTCAGGCAGTAAAGCACCTTCATGTAATTCTGGTTGCAGTAGCTGTGGCTAA
- a CDS encoding HAMP domain-containing histidine kinase, producing MFKGLWFRFFLIFALLSSVSLLSAFILRVLMIGDFREYLEGELEDRVYWVMADIEGSYERHSGWDEGEVAQNVIRALLLGLDIRILDRDSKLIMDSEKAMNRLTPLMKRRVAALARIEDRGGEYLSYPLFLAGQEIGILELRFMKPLREEIFIKRTDSFLIISLIFFGGLSIFLSIVFSKRLTAPIKRLSSATQEIKRGNFDITVPVSGNDEIASLAEAFNSMVRSLRLQEDLRKKLISNAAHELRTPISAMRAELEGMIDGLIPVNQNELRSVYEEVRRLSGLVEAIEEFTRAQAGALNLKKEIIHLKPFLENIIDIHRRKIMERDISIELSCSEQLDLYADPEKLSQIVINLLSNAIKAVVEKGSIWIKAERSDGEVVIEFKDNGRGIREEDMPFIFERFYRRFEEGTGLGLSIVRELLEAHGGRIEVKSEIGKGAVFRIYLPQGIQR from the coding sequence ATGTTTAAGGGTTTGTGGTTCAGGTTCTTTCTCATTTTTGCCCTCCTTTCCTCTGTCAGTCTTCTTTCCGCTTTCATCCTTAGAGTACTAATGATAGGAGATTTCCGGGAATATCTCGAGGGTGAACTTGAAGACAGGGTTTACTGGGTAATGGCTGACATAGAAGGTTCTTATGAAAGACATTCTGGATGGGATGAAGGAGAGGTTGCTCAGAATGTAATCAGGGCTCTGCTTCTTGGACTTGATATAAGGATACTTGACAGGGATTCAAAACTTATCATGGACAGTGAAAAAGCTATGAACAGATTAACACCGCTCATGAAGAGAAGGGTGGCTGCTCTGGCAAGGATTGAAGATAGGGGCGGAGAATATCTATCCTATCCATTATTCCTTGCAGGTCAGGAGATAGGTATACTGGAGCTGAGGTTTATGAAGCCTTTAAGGGAGGAGATATTTATCAAAAGGACAGACAGTTTTCTCATTATAAGTTTGATTTTTTTTGGTGGACTTTCTATTTTTCTGAGTATCGTTTTTTCAAAAAGATTAACAGCGCCAATAAAAAGATTATCCTCAGCTACCCAGGAAATAAAGAGGGGAAATTTTGATATAACAGTTCCAGTTTCAGGAAATGATGAGATAGCAAGCCTTGCAGAGGCATTCAACAGCATGGTAAGGTCTCTCCGGCTGCAGGAGGACCTTAGAAAAAAACTTATCTCCAATGCTGCTCATGAACTCAGGACTCCCATAAGTGCCATGAGGGCAGAACTTGAGGGCATGATTGATGGTCTTATTCCTGTGAATCAAAATGAACTGCGGTCAGTTTACGAGGAGGTAAGAAGGCTGAGTGGTCTTGTGGAGGCTATTGAGGAGTTTACGAGGGCTCAGGCAGGTGCATTAAATTTAAAAAAAGAGATAATACACCTCAAACCTTTTCTTGAAAATATCATTGACATTCACAGAAGGAAGATAATGGAAAGGGATATCTCTATTGAGCTGAGCTGTAGTGAGCAATTAGATCTCTATGCAGATCCGGAAAAACTGTCCCAGATTGTGATCAATCTCCTGAGTAATGCTATAAAGGCTGTAGTGGAAAAGGGCAGTATATGGATAAAGGCAGAAAGGTCAGATGGAGAGGTCGTTATTGAGTTCAAGGATAACGGTCGGGGAATCAGGGAGGAGGATATGCCCTTTATCTTTGAGAGATTTTACAGAAGATTTGAGGAAGGCACAGGTCTCGGGCTCTCAATTGTAAGGGAGCTTCTGGAGGCCCATGGAGGAAGGATAGAGGTTAAGAGTGAAATTGGAAAGGGTGCGGTTTTCAGGATATACCTGCCTCAGGGTATCCAGAGATAG
- a CDS encoding potassium channel protein, which yields MDREIQKKLVFIIFLIAGVVIYGTAGYMIIEKINFLDALYMTVITLATVGYREVKDLTANGKIFTILLIISGFGVFTYALTTGAKIIIEGEIKEAFKKRKMKKQIDSLKDHYIICGYGRMGKIIAKELRSNNIPFVIIEKNRENLPADEETLYIEGDATKDDVLKNAGIEKAKGLITVLSSDTENLYVVLSAKGLNPELFIVARAAEEGAEIKLKRAGADKVVSPYHIGGLRIAHTVLRPTVVDFLEFATRSEHIEIQIEEIPVRKDSWLAGKTIGESDIGRGIGAIIIGIKRSDGSMKFNPTSQTRIEDGDTLIVLGEAPRLLMLEKMASSRNI from the coding sequence ATGGACAGGGAGATTCAGAAAAAACTGGTCTTTATAATCTTTTTAATTGCCGGTGTTGTAATCTACGGTACAGCAGGGTATATGATTATAGAAAAGATCAATTTTCTTGATGCCCTTTATATGACTGTTATAACCCTTGCAACAGTGGGTTATAGAGAGGTAAAGGACCTCACAGCAAATGGAAAGATATTTACAATACTTCTTATAATTAGCGGTTTTGGAGTGTTTACCTATGCCCTAACAACAGGAGCAAAGATAATTATTGAAGGAGAGATAAAGGAGGCTTTTAAAAAGAGAAAGATGAAAAAGCAGATCGATTCCTTAAAAGACCATTATATCATCTGTGGATATGGGAGGATGGGAAAGATCATTGCAAAAGAGCTAAGGTCTAATAATATTCCCTTTGTTATCATTGAAAAAAATAGAGAAAATCTCCCGGCAGATGAAGAAACATTATATATTGAAGGAGATGCTACAAAGGATGATGTACTCAAAAATGCTGGTATCGAAAAGGCTAAGGGTCTCATAACAGTTCTTTCCTCTGATACAGAGAATCTTTATGTGGTTTTGAGTGCAAAAGGTCTGAATCCTGAACTTTTTATAGTTGCAAGGGCTGCTGAAGAAGGAGCAGAGATAAAATTAAAAAGAGCTGGTGCAGACAAAGTGGTATCACCCTATCATATAGGTGGACTCCGAATTGCCCATACTGTCTTAAGGCCTACTGTGGTTGACTTCCTGGAATTTGCCACAAGATCTGAACATATAGAGATACAGATTGAAGAAATACCTGTGCGGAAAGATTCCTGGCTTGCGGGAAAGACCATTGGAGAGAGTGACATAGGAAGGGGAATTGGCGCCATAATTATCGGAATCAAGAGGTCAGATGGAAGCATGAAGTTCAATCCAACATCCCAGACCAGAATTGAAGATGGTGATACGCTAATAGTCCTTGGAGAGGCTCCTCGTCTCCTCATGCTTGAAAAGATGGCTTCTTCAAGAAATATTTGA
- a CDS encoding diguanylate cyclase encodes MPLLRNGQDGEIGMLNIGIVGAGRGGTGLLEVFLANGDVKIVGIADCDSKAPGLDLARKYGIYIASTVEELSIRNPHIIINATGNPNVSDYIRKTFPYPVEIIEGTSAWFLWELVRRQQESKKDLAILYENALLIARSKSLQEVLDSILSSAMSLTETPAGSISLIEGEYMVMAAHRGLSEEFFRQKKWKPRPHGLSRFILSSREPVEWEDISEDALFDGTNIKNEGIRALLASPLLLDGGVVGILYLNDFKPRRFTERHKKLIQLFSAFAAHAIEKFRLIHELDESLAYLQAVFDESQDMIVTTDNEGKIVKFSKGGERILGYREEELKGRKASELYINPEERDRILDILKERDALFNYETQVLRKDGSPVDISLTISRLRDRKGNIIGTVGISKDITEEKRLRTELARKNQELQELNEQLEEKVIERTRELERINEELRRANQAKARFISNMSHELRTPLTSILGYSELILDRTYGDINETQEKYVRHIMQAGKHLLHLVNNILDLAKIEAGKVNLVSETISIPEVINEVVFVMKPQAEKKSIELSVDVSSEVKDFVADRVKLKQILYNLLSNAVKFTPEGGRVGVKAEYISKRFAWVSSAKRFLKITVWDTGIGIPEDQKERVFEEFEQLDPSRATEGTGLGLPMTKRLVELHGGYIELESMPGKGTCFYVYLPAITEEVVETLKKKTLTEAKEEKPSLVLVVEDEPSTAELIGIYLREGGYRVEFARNGIEAIRLARELQPFAVILDIMLPGKDGWEVLQSLKSDPETSDIPVIIHSILEERELAFLMGATDYIVKPAEKSVFLKKLGELSLLNKKRRLPVNIFVITEDERCREKLKDLIESEGFIFHYYRDTEEAAKDVLLIRPDATILDLAMGERIAAFIKLLKDTPATKEILILGLTERELSADDRIAGLIERLLIKDVLSSKELLSHLNEIELLHPRRAGLIDELTGLFNYRYLQLRLIQECSRAKRYKIPLVIVLLDIDHFSHYVSKKGIYYGNIVLKKIAELLKKNLRSSDVVCRAGEDTFAIILTNTLPEPAMQIAKRFLTMIREYPFIHGEIQPKGRITVSAGLAEFKGQSPEELLLLTERALRLAREKGRDRVEMV; translated from the coding sequence GTGCCCCTCCTTAGAAATGGACAGGATGGGGAAATAGGGATGCTCAACATCGGTATTGTTGGTGCTGGCAGAGGTGGCACAGGCCTTCTTGAGGTATTTCTTGCTAATGGTGATGTAAAGATAGTTGGAATCGCAGACTGTGATTCAAAAGCACCCGGTCTTGACCTTGCCAGAAAGTATGGAATCTATATTGCCTCCACTGTAGAAGAACTATCAATAAGAAATCCCCATATTATTATCAATGCCACAGGTAATCCAAATGTTTCAGATTATATAAGAAAGACCTTTCCCTATCCTGTTGAGATAATAGAGGGAACAAGCGCCTGGTTTCTCTGGGAACTAGTAAGGCGTCAGCAGGAGTCAAAAAAGGACCTTGCCATCCTTTACGAAAATGCCTTACTTATAGCGAGGTCAAAGAGCCTGCAGGAAGTTCTGGATAGCATCCTTTCTTCTGCCATGTCCCTTACAGAGACACCTGCCGGAAGTATCAGTTTAATAGAAGGTGAATATATGGTAATGGCTGCTCACAGGGGACTGAGCGAGGAGTTTTTCAGGCAGAAGAAATGGAAGCCAAGACCTCATGGTTTAAGCAGATTTATTTTGAGCAGTAGAGAACCTGTAGAGTGGGAAGATATATCTGAAGATGCCCTTTTTGATGGCACAAATATAAAAAATGAAGGAATAAGGGCACTTCTTGCAAGTCCCCTTCTTCTTGATGGCGGTGTGGTGGGCATCCTTTATCTTAATGACTTCAAGCCCAGGAGGTTTACCGAAAGGCACAAAAAACTTATTCAGCTCTTTTCTGCCTTTGCAGCCCATGCAATAGAAAAATTTCGTTTGATTCATGAACTTGATGAGTCCCTTGCCTATCTTCAGGCAGTTTTTGATGAATCGCAAGACATGATAGTAACTACTGATAATGAAGGAAAAATAGTAAAATTCTCAAAAGGTGGAGAGCGCATTCTGGGATACAGAGAAGAAGAGCTTAAGGGAAGGAAGGCCTCTGAGCTCTATATTAATCCAGAAGAGAGAGATAGGATTCTCGACATCCTTAAAGAAAGGGATGCTCTATTCAATTACGAGACACAGGTTCTCAGGAAGGATGGAAGTCCTGTTGATATAAGCCTTACTATATCAAGGCTCAGAGACAGAAAGGGGAATATAATTGGCACGGTTGGTATCAGCAAGGATATTACAGAGGAAAAGAGGTTAAGGACTGAACTTGCAAGAAAGAATCAGGAGCTTCAGGAACTAAATGAACAGCTTGAGGAGAAGGTAATTGAAAGGACGAGAGAGCTTGAGCGAATAAATGAGGAACTAAGAAGGGCAAATCAGGCAAAGGCAAGATTTATATCAAACATGAGTCATGAGCTAAGAACTCCTCTTACATCCATCCTGGGTTATTCAGAACTCATTCTTGACAGAACATATGGCGATATAAATGAGACTCAAGAAAAATATGTAAGGCATATCATGCAGGCAGGAAAACATCTTCTCCATCTTGTAAACAACATACTTGATCTCGCAAAGATAGAGGCTGGAAAGGTAAACCTTGTTTCTGAAACCATCTCAATCCCTGAAGTGATTAATGAGGTTGTTTTCGTAATGAAACCGCAGGCAGAGAAAAAATCTATTGAGCTCAGTGTAGATGTATCTTCAGAGGTAAAGGATTTTGTTGCAGACAGGGTGAAGCTTAAGCAGATCCTCTACAATCTCCTAAGCAATGCAGTCAAATTTACACCAGAGGGTGGTAGGGTTGGCGTAAAGGCAGAATATATCTCTAAACGCTTTGCCTGGGTATCCTCTGCAAAGAGATTTCTTAAGATAACAGTATGGGATACTGGTATAGGAATCCCTGAGGACCAGAAAGAGAGGGTCTTTGAGGAGTTTGAACAGCTTGATCCCTCTCGTGCTACAGAAGGCACAGGTCTTGGACTTCCTATGACAAAGCGACTTGTAGAACTTCACGGAGGTTATATTGAGCTTGAAAGCATGCCTGGAAAAGGAACATGTTTTTATGTATACCTGCCAGCAATCACTGAAGAGGTGGTTGAGACCTTAAAGAAAAAGACTCTTACAGAAGCCAAAGAAGAGAAGCCCTCCCTTGTGCTTGTTGTAGAGGATGAACCCTCAACAGCAGAGCTTATTGGAATTTACCTTAGGGAAGGTGGCTACAGGGTTGAATTTGCAAGGAATGGCATAGAGGCAATCAGACTTGCAAGAGAGCTTCAACCTTTTGCTGTCATACTTGATATAATGCTTCCAGGGAAAGATGGCTGGGAGGTTCTTCAATCTTTAAAGAGTGATCCTGAGACATCGGATATACCTGTTATCATCCATTCAATTCTTGAGGAGAGGGAGCTTGCCTTTCTTATGGGTGCAACTGATTATATTGTGAAACCTGCTGAAAAATCTGTATTTCTAAAAAAACTCGGAGAGCTCTCCCTTCTCAACAAGAAAAGAAGATTACCGGTCAATATCTTTGTTATTACAGAGGATGAAAGGTGCAGGGAAAAGTTAAAAGACCTTATAGAATCAGAGGGCTTTATATTTCATTATTATAGAGATACCGAAGAGGCGGCAAAGGATGTCCTTCTTATAAGACCGGATGCTACAATCCTTGACCTTGCGATGGGTGAACGAATTGCTGCTTTTATAAAATTATTGAAGGACACACCTGCTACAAAGGAGATACTCATTCTAGGACTTACGGAGAGAGAACTCTCAGCTGATGACAGGATTGCTGGTTTAATAGAGAGGCTTCTGATAAAGGATGTCCTTAGTTCAAAGGAACTGCTGAGCCATCTGAACGAAATAGAACTCCTTCACCCAAGAAGAGCTGGCCTTATTGATGAACTTACGGGTCTTTTTAATTACAGATACTTACAATTGAGACTGATACAGGAATGTAGCAGAGCAAAGAGATATAAGATACCACTTGTCATTGTCCTTCTGGACATAGACCATTTCAGCCATTATGTTAGCAAAAAGGGTATTTATTATGGAAATATTGTTCTTAAAAAGATAGCAGAACTCCTTAAGAAAAATCTGAGAAGCTCTGATGTGGTATGCAGGGCTGGAGAGGATACCTTTGCCATAATCCTTACAAATACCCTTCCTGAACCAGCCATGCAGATAGCAAAGAGATTTCTCACCATGATCCGTGAATATCCATTTATCCATGGAGAGATTCAGCCAAAGGGCAGGATAACTGTGAGTGCAGGACTGGCTGAATTTAAAGGTCAGTCACCAGAGGAATTGCTCCTTCTTACAGAGAGGGCATTAAGACTGGCAAGAGAAAAGGGCAGAGACAGAGTAGAAATGGTTTAG